The following DNA comes from Mucilaginibacter jinjuensis.
TGAAGTTTCTGGTAAAGTAATGCAGAAACAAATGGAACCTGCCGATCTGCTTTTAGGGAGAAAAACATTTGATATTTGGGAGCCTTACTGGCCAAAACATGCAGCACACTGGCCTGGCGTTAATGAAGTTACCAAATATGTACTATCCAATACCCGTGAGAAGTCGGATTGGCAAAACACGGTATTTCTCACCTGTGTGGAGGACATCGAAAAGCTTAAAGCCTCTGATGGACCAGACCTTAAAATCTGGGGCAGCAGCAAACTTGTACAGCTATTATTGAAGCATAATTTAGTGGATGAATTCTGGCTCAATATCTACCCTATACTTTTGGGTAAAGGAAAAAAACTGTTTGAAGATAATGCATTACCTGCAGCTTTTACATTGGTAGAAAGCACGGTTACTTCTACCGGTGTTATCATGACCAATTACAAGCGAGCCGGAGAAGTTAAAACTGGTGAAGTTGGCGCTTAGTCACGAGCCTCAATTTTTTGATTATAAAAAATTGTCATTTCGACGATAGGAGAAATCTTCTGCATCATATTAGCCAGCTAAAAGTCATTCTATAAAGATAAATAGCAGAAGATTTCTCAGTCGTATCTCCTTCGAAATGACAAAATTTTCATTAAAAGAATATATTCTGCACTAGTCTCTAAGTAGAACGTTCTTTCCCCTTGGTCTAAACTAACTAATCATCCACTCTCACAACCAACCTCTTCTCCTCAACCCTCTCGTAAAGGTTCATTACTTTTGTCAGATATGGTGGTATCTCCTGCCCTCTTTCCTCAT
Coding sequences within:
- a CDS encoding dihydrofolate reductase family protein codes for the protein MRKIIVMSFITLDGVMQAPGGPEEDPSGDFKYGGWIAPYGDEVSGKVMQKQMEPADLLLGRKTFDIWEPYWPKHAAHWPGVNEVTKYVLSNTREKSDWQNTVFLTCVEDIEKLKASDGPDLKIWGSSKLVQLLLKHNLVDEFWLNIYPILLGKGKKLFEDNALPAAFTLVESTVTSTGVIMTNYKRAGEVKTGEVGA